Proteins encoded by one window of Serratia nevei:
- the pabB gene encoding aminodeoxychorismate synthase component 1 yields MSVTAPNIKSLPYSRSALMTLFAPLSAQPWAMLLHSGFADHSHNRFDILVAQPRVTLTTQGASTKIESDGVTTHSKEDPFSLLQQQLAAQAWQPAFNPALPFQGGALGLFGYDLGRRVETLPQLAEADLALPDMAVGIYDWAAIADHQLQTLTLLSYGDVEQRWRWLTRQTAPAERPFTLRSGWHANMTRRQYGEKFQRVQHYLRSGDCYQINLAQRFSADYQGDEWQAFCRLSACNRAPFSAFLRLPHNSVLSVSPERFLWLEQQRIQTRPIKGTLPRLADAEQDAAQARRLADSPKDRAENLMIVDLLRNDIGRVAQPGSVRVPELFVVEPFPAVHHLVSTITATLPEQTSATELLRACFPGGSITGAPKVRAMEIIEELEPQRRNAYCGSIGYLSACGTMDTNITIRTLVTENGRIHCSAGGGIVADSQEQAEYQETFDKVGRILPQLGEYSLS; encoded by the coding sequence ATGAGCGTAACCGCCCCAAACATAAAGTCTTTGCCCTATAGCCGCAGTGCTCTGATGACACTTTTCGCCCCGCTTTCAGCACAGCCCTGGGCGATGTTGCTGCATTCGGGCTTTGCCGATCACTCGCATAACCGCTTCGATATTCTGGTCGCACAGCCGCGCGTTACGCTCACCACCCAGGGTGCCAGCACGAAAATCGAAAGTGACGGCGTCACTACTCACTCGAAGGAAGATCCGTTCTCCCTGCTGCAGCAGCAGTTGGCGGCGCAAGCTTGGCAGCCGGCCTTTAACCCGGCTCTGCCGTTTCAGGGCGGAGCCTTGGGGCTGTTCGGCTACGATCTCGGGCGCCGGGTGGAAACCTTGCCGCAGTTGGCCGAAGCCGACCTCGCGTTGCCGGACATGGCGGTGGGCATTTACGACTGGGCAGCGATCGCCGACCACCAATTGCAAACCCTGACGCTGCTCAGCTATGGCGATGTGGAGCAGCGCTGGCGCTGGCTCACTCGCCAAACCGCGCCGGCGGAGCGCCCTTTCACGCTGCGTAGCGGCTGGCATGCCAATATGACGCGGCGGCAATACGGCGAGAAGTTCCAACGTGTTCAGCACTACCTGCGCAGCGGCGACTGTTACCAGATTAACCTGGCACAGCGATTCTCCGCCGACTACCAAGGGGACGAATGGCAGGCGTTTTGCCGACTGAGCGCCTGCAACCGTGCGCCGTTCTCAGCCTTCCTGCGGCTGCCGCACAACAGCGTGCTGAGCGTCTCTCCCGAGCGTTTCCTCTGGCTGGAGCAGCAGCGTATACAAACCCGCCCGATCAAGGGCACGCTGCCGCGGCTGGCGGACGCAGAACAAGACGCCGCACAGGCTCGCCGTTTGGCCGATTCGCCCAAGGACCGCGCTGAAAATCTGATGATCGTCGATCTGCTGCGCAACGATATCGGCCGCGTCGCCCAGCCCGGCAGCGTACGGGTGCCGGAACTGTTCGTCGTGGAGCCGTTCCCGGCGGTACATCACCTGGTGAGCACCATTACCGCCACCCTGCCGGAGCAGACCTCGGCCACCGAGCTACTGCGCGCCTGCTTCCCCGGCGGTTCGATCACCGGCGCGCCCAAGGTGCGAGCGATGGAAATCATCGAAGAGCTGGAGCCGCAGCGTCGCAACGCCTATTGCGGCAGCATCGGTTACCTTAGCGCCTGCGGCACCATGGACACCAACATCACCATCCGCACGCTCGTCACCGAAAACGGCCGCATCCACTGCTCCGCCGGCGGCGGCATCGTGGCAGACAGCCAGGAACAGGCGGAATACCAGGAAACCTTCGACAAGGTTGGTCGTATTCTGCCGCAGCTTGGGGAGTACTCCCTGTCGTGA
- the sdaA gene encoding L-serine ammonia-lyase, with protein sequence MISVFDMFKIGIGPSSSHTVGPMKAGKQFVDDLVNKGLMPSITRVAVDVYGSLSLTGKGHHTDIAIILGLAGNMPDTVDIDSIPGFIRDVEQRQRLMLANGLHEVDFPRDGGMVFRSDNLPLHENGMQIHAFAGEKEVYSKTYYSIGGGFIVDEENFGKAGEQELKMPYPFNSAREMLDHCRETGLSLSGMVMQNELALHSKQEIDTYFGNVWQTMRACIDRGLNTEGVLPGPLRVPRRASALRRMLVASDKLSNDPMNVIDWVNMFALAVNEENAAGGRVVTAPTNGACGIVPAVLAYYDHFIESVSPDIYIRYFMAAGAIGALYKMNASISGAEVGCQGEVGVACSMAAAGLAELLGGSPEQVCVAAEIGMEHNLGLTCDPVAGQVQVPCIERNAIASVKAINAARMALRRTSEPRVSLDKVIETMYETGKDMNAKYRETSRGGLAIKVQCD encoded by the coding sequence GTGATTAGCGTTTTCGACATGTTTAAGATCGGCATCGGCCCGTCCAGCTCTCATACGGTTGGACCGATGAAAGCCGGCAAACAGTTTGTCGACGATCTGGTAAATAAAGGCCTGATGCCTTCTATCACGCGTGTTGCCGTAGACGTTTACGGCTCACTCTCATTGACCGGTAAAGGTCACCATACCGATATCGCCATCATTCTCGGCCTGGCCGGCAATATGCCGGACACCGTCGATATCGATAGCATTCCGGGTTTTATTCGCGATGTAGAACAACGTCAACGCCTGATGCTGGCCAACGGCCTGCATGAAGTCGATTTCCCGCGCGACGGCGGCATGGTCTTCCGCAGCGACAACCTGCCGCTGCATGAGAACGGCATGCAGATCCACGCCTTCGCCGGCGAGAAAGAAGTGTACAGCAAGACCTACTACTCCATCGGCGGCGGCTTCATCGTCGACGAGGAGAACTTCGGCAAAGCCGGCGAGCAAGAGCTGAAAATGCCTTATCCGTTCAACTCCGCGCGCGAAATGCTCGACCACTGCCGCGAGACCGGCCTGTCGCTGTCCGGCATGGTGATGCAGAACGAGCTGGCGCTGCACAGCAAGCAAGAGATCGACACCTACTTCGGTAACGTCTGGCAAACCATGCGTGCCTGTATCGATCGCGGTCTGAACACCGAAGGCGTGCTGCCGGGGCCGCTGCGCGTGCCGCGCCGTGCCTCCGCGCTGCGCCGCATGCTGGTGGCGTCGGACAAACTGTCCAACGATCCGATGAACGTAATCGACTGGGTCAACATGTTCGCGCTGGCGGTGAACGAAGAGAACGCCGCCGGCGGCCGCGTGGTCACCGCGCCGACCAACGGCGCCTGCGGCATCGTGCCTGCGGTGCTGGCTTACTACGATCACTTCATCGAATCCGTCAGCCCGGATATCTATATCCGCTACTTTATGGCTGCAGGCGCCATCGGCGCGCTGTACAAGATGAACGCTTCCATTTCCGGCGCCGAAGTTGGCTGCCAGGGTGAAGTCGGCGTGGCCTGCTCCATGGCGGCGGCCGGTCTGGCCGAGCTGCTCGGCGGCAGCCCTGAACAGGTGTGCGTGGCGGCGGAGATCGGCATGGAACACAACCTGGGTCTGACCTGCGACCCGGTTGCCGGCCAGGTACAGGTACCGTGCATCGAGCGCAACGCCATCGCTTCGGTCAAGGCGATCAACGCCGCCCGCATGGCCCTGCGCCGCACCAGCGAGCCGCGCGTTTCGCTGGATAAGGTGATCGAGACCATGTACGAAACCGGCAAAGACATGAACGCCAAGTACCGCGAAACGTCACGCGGCGGCCTGGCGATCAAGGTGCAATGCGACTGA
- a CDS encoding CoA pyrophosphatase, with the protein MIPSNSPASLHAFISRFQLQLPQAAQISHNVRPAAVLIPIVCRAEPTLLLTRRADSLRKHAGQVAFPGGKTDAEDGSAIVTALREAQEEVAIPPHAVTVLGQMAPLDSSTGFQVTPIVGLIPPDVQFHANEGEVADVFEMPLREALTLSRYYPLDIHRAGHTHRIYLSWYHSQFIWGLTAAIIRRLAQQVSI; encoded by the coding sequence GTGATCCCATCGAATTCACCGGCCTCACTGCACGCCTTTATCAGCCGTTTTCAACTGCAGTTACCGCAGGCGGCGCAGATCTCGCACAATGTGCGCCCGGCGGCGGTGCTGATCCCGATCGTTTGCCGCGCTGAGCCCACCTTGCTGTTGACCCGCCGTGCCGATTCGCTGCGTAAACATGCCGGCCAGGTGGCCTTCCCCGGCGGGAAAACCGATGCCGAAGACGGGTCGGCGATCGTCACGGCGCTGCGGGAAGCGCAGGAAGAAGTGGCGATACCGCCACACGCGGTAACCGTCCTCGGCCAAATGGCGCCGCTCGACAGCAGCACCGGATTTCAGGTCACGCCCATCGTCGGCCTCATCCCGCCGGACGTGCAGTTCCACGCCAACGAGGGCGAAGTGGCGGACGTGTTCGAGATGCCCCTGCGGGAAGCGCTGACCCTGTCGCGTTACTACCCGCTGGATATCCATCGCGCCGGCCACACGCACCGCATTTACCTCTCCTGGTATCACAGCCAGTTTATCTGGGGGCTGACCGCCGCCATTATTCGCCGCCTGGCGCAGCAGGTCAGTATTTGA